From the genome of Streptomyces sp. NBC_00523:
CGTCCCTGCGCGTCCTCGGTTCGGTCGGTGAGCCGATCAACCCCGAGGCGTGGATCTGGTACCGCAAGCACATCGGTGCCGACAAGTGCCCGATCGTGGACACCTGGTGGCAGACCGAGACCGGCACGATGATGATCTCGCCGCTGCCCGGCGTCACCGAGACCAAGCCGGGAAGCGCCCAGCGCGCCCTGCCGGGCATCTCCGCGACCGTCGTGGACGACGAGGCCAACGAGGTCCCGAACGGCGGAGGCGGCTACCTGGTCCTCACCGAGCCGTGGCCGTCGATGCTCCGCACCATCTGGCGCGACGACCAGCGGTTCCTCGACACCTACTGGTCACGCTTCGAGGGCAAGTACTTCGCCGGTGACGGTGCCAAGAAGGACGAGGACGGCGACATCTGGCTGCTCGGCCGGGTGGACGACGTCATGCTGGTGTCCGGGCACAACATCTCGACCACCGAGGTCGAGTCGGCGCTCGTCTCGCACCCCTCGGTCGCCGAGGCCGCCGTGGTCGGCGCCGCCGACGAGACGACCGGTCAGGCCATCGTCGCCTTCGTCATCCTGCGGGGCACCGCGACCGCCTCCGACGAGCTGGTCGCGGAGCTGCGCAACCACGTCGGGGCGACCCTCGGCCCGATCGCCAAGCCGAAGCGCATCATGCCGGTGGCCGAGCTGCCGAAGACCCGTTCCGGCAAGATCATGCGCCGTCTGCTGCGCGACGTGGCGGAGAACAGGGCCCTGGGCGACGTCACGACCCTGACCGACTCCTCGGTCATGGATCTGATCCAGAGCCAGCTGCCGTCGGCCTCCTCCGAGGACTGACAGCGACGCACGATCCGAAGGGCACCCGGCAGCGCGCCGGGTGCCCTTCGGGCGCTTACGGTGAGAGCACCGCTCCCAAGCATCCTCACCGCCACGCCCCGCGGGTACAGTGGCAGCTGATCGACAACACGATAAGAAAATCTTCACAGGGGTGCCGGGAAGTCTGGTCGGCAAGTGCATCAGCCATGCCATCGCTGCCGTACCGACCCGGAGGTCTCCCCCCGTGGCCACACCCACCCCTACGCCCGCCGGCCCGCGCCGCACCCTTCTGGGGCGGCTGCCTCTCCCTGAGCGCAACTACGTCGCCGACGCCCTGCGTACGGAGACCGTCGGGGGCGTCATCCTGCTGGTCGCCGCCGTGGCGGCGCTGGTGTGGGCGAACACCGCGGGTTCGAGCTACTCGGCCGTCAGCGACTTCCACATCGGGCCCCAGACCCTCGGTCTGCACCTCTCCGTGGAGCACTGGGCCGCCGACGGGCTGCTCGCGGTCTTCTTCTTCGTCGCGGGCGTCGAGCTCAAACGCGAACTCGTGGCGGGAGAGCTGCGCGATCCCAAGGCCGCGGCACTCCCCGTGGCCGCCGCGCTCTGCGGCATGGCGGTCCCGGCGCTCGTCTACACCCTGGTGAACGTCTTCGGCGACGGCTCGAAGGGCGGCTGGGCAGTCCCCACGGCCACGGACATCGCCTTCGCGCTCGCCGTTCTCGCCGTCATCGGCGCCTCGCTGCCCAACGCGCTCCGGGCCTTCCTGCTGACGCTCGCCGTCGTGGACGACCTCTTCGCGATCCTCATCATCGCCGTCTTCTTCACCGAGGACATCAATTTCCTCGCGCTCGGCGGCGCCTTCCTCGGCCTGGGCCTCTTCTACCTGCTGCTCCGCCTCGGAGTGCGCGGCTGGTACGTCTACGTGCCGCTCGCCCTGGTCATCTGGGGGCTGATGTACAACAGCGGCGTCCACGCCACCATCGCCGGTGTCGCCATGGGCCTGATGCTGCGCTGCACCCGCCGCGAGGGCGAGGAGCACTCACCCGGGGAGCGCATCGGGCACCTGGTGCACCCGCTGTCGGCGGGCTTCGCCGTGCCGGTCTTCGCGCTCTTCTCCGCAGGGGTCTCCCTGTCCGGAGGCGCGCTGGGCGCTGTGTTCCAACGGCCGGAAACGCTCGGGGTCGTCCTGGGCCTCGTCGCCGGCAAGACCATCGGCGTCTTCGGCGGTACGTGGCTGACCACCAGGCTCACCAGGGCCGAGCTGAACAAGGACCTGGCCTGGGCGGACGTCTTCGCGATCGCCACCCTCGCCGGCATCGGCTTCACCGTGTCGCTGCTGATCGGGGAGCTCGCGTTCGCCGGTGACGACGACATGATCAACGAGATCAAGGCGTCGGTTCTCGTCGGCTCCCTCATTGCCGCCGTACTCTCCGGTGTACTGCTCAAACTCCGGGTACGCAGATACAGGGCACTGACCGACGCCGAGGAACTCGACGAGGACGGTTCAGGGGTGCCGGACGTCTACGAACAGGACGATCCGGCCTACCACCTGAGGATGGCCGCCATCTACGAGGAGAAGGCGGCCGAGCACCGCCGCCTTGCCCGACTGGCGGGGGCAGCGAGCAACAGGCCGGACAGTCCGGCATGATCTGACATCGGACGTGTTGAACAGGAGAGGGAGTCAGGGATGAGCGACCCCGGCAATTACGCGGGCAGCGCCGACCGCAGTCTCGGCCAGCTGGTCGCGTCGGCGACGGCCGAACTGTCGGCGCTGGTGCACGACGAAATCGCCCTGGCCAAGGCCGAGGTGCGGCAGGACGTCAAGCGCGGCGTCATCGGCAGCGTGGCGTTCATCGTCACGGGCGTGCTGATCCTGTTCGCGATCCCGGTGCTGAGCTTCGCGGCCGCGTACGGCATCCACAACCTGGGACTGGGCCTCGCCTGGTCGTTCCTGATCGTGGGCGGCGCGTTCATCCTGCTGGGCATTCTGCTCGCGCTCTTCGGGTACGCGAAGATCAAGAAGGTCAAGCCGCCGGAGAAGTCCATCGCCTCCGCCAAGCAGACCGCCGCCGTCCTCCAGGGCGTCAAGCCGCACCCGCGCCCCGAGACCGCCGCCGACGCGATCCTCCCGGTGGGTGGCAGCACCCGCTCCGACCGCGCCATCGAGAGCGCACCGGTCCAGGACAAGGCGTCGGCTGTGGCACGCTCGTCCACATGACCGTTCCCGCACCGTCCGCCCCGGCCGGCGGCCCCGTCCGCCTCGACGGCCCCTGGACCCACCGGGACGTCGCGGCGAACGGCGCCCGCTTCCACATCGCCGAAATGGGTGAAGGGCCGCTGGTCCTCCTCCTGCACGGCTTCCCGCAGTTCTGGTGGACCTGGCGCCACCAGCTGCCCGCGCTCGCCGAGGCAGGGTTCCGGGCCGTGGCGATGGACCTGCGCGGCGTCGGCGGCAGCGACCGCACGCCCCGGGGCTACGACCCCGCCAACCTGGCGCTCGACATCACGGGGGTGGTCAGGTCCCTCGGCGAGCCGGACGCCGCCCTCGTCGGCCACGACATGGGCGGGTACCTGGCCTGGACGGCCGCCGTGATGCGCCCGAAGCTGGTGCGCCGGCTGGTCGTCTCCTCGATGCCCCACCCGCGGCGGTGGCGCTCCTCGATGCTCTCCGACTTCGCGCAGTCCCGGGCCGGCTCGTACATCTGGGGCTTCCAGCGGCCCTGGGTGCCGGAGCGTCAGCTCGTCGCCGACAACGGCGCCTTGGTGGGCCGGCTGATCAGCGAGTGGGCGGGACCGGGACCGGGCAAGGCGGAGTTCCCCGACGAGACGACGCTGGGCGTCTACCGGCGGGCCATGACGATCCCCTCGACGGCGCACTGCTCGATCGAGCCGTACCGCTGGATGGTGCGCTCGCTGGCGCGCCCGGACGGCATCCAGTTCAACCGGCGCATGAAGCGGCCCGTTCGGGTGCCGACGCTGCACCTTCACGGTTCACTCGATCCGGCGGTCCGCACGCGCAGCTCGGCCGGGTCCGGCGAGTACGTCGAGGCGCCCTACCGTTGGCGACTTTTCGACGGTCTGGGCCACTTCCCCCACGAGGAGGATCCGGCGGGGTTCTCGGCCGAACTCATCAACTGGCTCAAGGATTCCGAGCCGGATCGCTAGCCGTTCTGGCACACATGTCCTACGAACGGCCACGTGCCTGGCGCATAAGCCAATTGGCTGACGGATAGGCGGTTACGGACCATGAGGCACGGGCAGACGTCCGGGTATGGGCTGGACGCACGACTTCGGTGACGCAGCACGCAACCGTCGCTCGACCGCCACGGCGGATCCGGGCATTCACGAGGGGGACGGCCTTCAGGGCCGGGTGCACGCTTTGCACGTCATGCATGATCCTCGGCTCGGCATCTCACGCATCCTCCGCCGCAGGGCCCGCTGGGTCTCGGCGCGGCTGCGCCATCCTCGTAACTGACGTACCCGCGGGCACCACCGCGGACCTCTAGAGCGCGCACCCCTGGCTGTCGACCTGCTGGTTGGCGGTACGGCCCTGCGTGATGTCGTCGCGGATCTCGTCCGCCGTCAGCGCGTAGCCCGTGTCCGGGTCGTCGAGCGACTTCGCGAACACGACTCCGTACACCTTGCCCTCGGGGGTCAGCAGCGGGCCGCCGGAGTTGCCCTGGCGGACCGTGGTGTAGAGCGAGTACACATCACGGCGGACCGTGCCCCGGTGGTAGATGTCGGGGCCGTTGGCATCGATGCGGGCCCGGACGCGCGCGGAGCGTACGTCGTACGAGCCGTTCTCCGGGAAGCCCGCGACGATGGCGCTGTCGCCCGTCTCCGCGTCGCTGTCGGGGCCGGTGAACCGCAGCGGCTTCACGTCGAGGTCCGGGACGTCGAGTACGGCGATGTCGCGCCGCCAGTCGTAGAGGACGACCTTCGCGTCGTACAGGCGTCCCTGGCCGCCGATCTGCACGGTCGGCTCGTCCACGCCGCCGACGACGTGCGCGTTGGTCATCACCCGGCGGTCGGAGAACACGAACCCGGTGCCTTCGAGGACCTTGCCGCAGCTCGGGGCCGTACCCACGACCTTCACAATGGACTGTTTGGCGCGCGCGGCGACGGGGCTGCCGACCAGCGCCGGGTCGGGGGCCCTGACCTCGGTGATGGGCTCGTTGGCGAACGGGCTGAAGACCTGCGGGAAGCCGTTCTGCGCGAGGACCGAGGAGAAGTCCGTGAACCAGGTGGACGCCTGGGGCGGCATCACCCGGGAGACGCCCAGCAGGACCGAGGAGCTGCGGACCTCCTTGCCCAGCGTCGGCAGCGAGGTGCCCGCCAGGGCGGAGCCGATCAGCCAGGCGACGAGCAGCATCGCCACCACGTTGACCAGGGCGCCGCCGGTCGCGTCCAGGGCGCGCGCGGGCGACCACGTGATGTGGCGGCGGAGTTTGTTGCCCAGATGGGTGGTGAACGCCTGGCCGATCGACGCGCACACGATGACGATGACGACCGCGACGACGGCCGCGGTGGAGGAGACCTCCGAACCGTCCGTCATCTGGTCCCACAGAACCGGCAGGAGGTAGACGGCGACGAGACCGCCGCCCAGGAACCCGATCACCGACAGAATGCCGACGACGAACCCCTGGCGATAGCCGATGACCGCGAACCACACGGCTCCGGCCAGCAGCAGGATGTCCAGCACGTTCACCGTCTATAGCCTCGCAGATTCGTCACCGGGCCCGTACGTCTCCGTGGCCGGGCGGTCCCGGATCGGCGGAGCACGGAAGTCAGCCTGTCATGCGCGCCAGTCGAGCGGCACCTGCCTGGCTCTGTCCCACGGGCGTTCCCAGCCCGCGAAGTGCAGAATCCGGTCGATCACGCCGGCCGTGAACCCCCAGACGAGTGCTGATTCGACCAGAAATGCCGGGCCTCGGTGACCGCTGGGGTGGACCGCCGTCGCCCGGTTGGCCGGGTCCGTGAGATCCGCCACGGGGACCGTGAAGACCCGTGCCGTCTCGCCCGGGTCGACCACGTCGACCGGGCTGGGCGTCCGCCACCAGCCCAGGACCGGCGTCACCACGAAGCTGCTCACGGGGATGTAGAGACGGGGCAGCACACCAAAGATCTGCACCCCGCGCGGATCGAGGCCGGTCTCCTCCTCCGCCTCGCGCAGGGCGGCCCTGAGCGGCCCGGTCGTCGCCTGGTCGCCGTCCTCCGGGTCGAGCGAGCCGCCGGGGAACGACGGCTGGCCGGGATGGGAGCGCAGGCTTCCGGCGCGCTCCATCAGAAGCAGCTCCGGGCCGCGCGCGCCCTCTCCGAACAGGACGAGCACGGCCGACTGGCGTCCCGCCCCGTTCTCCGGCGGCAGGAAGCGGCTGAGCTGCTGCGGCCGCACCGTGCGCGCGGCACGGGCGACGGGGTCGAGCCAGTCGGGCAGCCCCTCCTCCGAAACCATGACCGCAGGGCCGTCCGGCCCACCGCGCTCCGTGCCGGTCTCATGCGTCTTCATAGGCACCCCTCCGTCTCACAACGCCCGTCGTCCCGCGATTCGTTCCGCAGCGGCGGTCCGCGTCAGTCGGCGCCCAGGGGAGGTGCCGGGCTTCCCGGGTAGTCCGGCGGCGGGCTCAGCCGCTGGCCCGGCTTGCCGCCCATCTCGTACTTCAGGAGCTTGCGGGCCTTCTCCGGGTCCGTCTCGCCCTCACCGTACGACGGGCACAACGGGGCGATCGGGCAGGCGCCGCAGGCGGGCTTGCGGGCGTGGCAGACGCGGCGGCCATGGAAAATGACGCGGTGCGAGAGCATGGTCCACTCGCTCCTGGGGAAGATCGCCGCGACCTCCGCCTCGACCTTCTCCGGGTCCTCCTGCTCGGTCCACTTCCACCGCCGGACCAACCGCCCGAAATGGGTGTCTACGGTAATTCCAGGCACTCCGAAGGCATTGCCCAACACGACGTTGGCCGTCTTGCGGCCGACCCCCGGCAGCTTCACGAGATCCGCGAGCCTCCCCGGCACCTCGCCGCCGAAGTCGTCGCGGAGCGCGGCGGACAGCCCGAGCAGCGACCTCGCCTTGGCCCGGAAGAAGCCGGTGGGCCGGATGATCTCCTCCAGCTTCTCCGGAACGGCGGCGGCCATGTCCTCGGGGGTGGGGTAGGCGGCGAAGAGGGCGGGCGTCGTCTGGTTGACCCTCAGGTCGGTGGTCTGGGCGGAGAGAACCGTGGCGACGAGCAGTTCGAACGGATTCCGGAAGTCCAGCTCCGGATGGGCGTACGGGTAGACCTCGGCGAGCTCGCGGTTGATCCGGCGGGCGCGGCGGACCATGGCCAGATGCGATTCGGGCCGCCCCGGCTTCTTCTTCGGCGCGGCCGCTCCGGCGGACCGGCTCTTCGCCGCCCCGGAGCCGCTTTCGGTCGATTTCTTCAGGTTTTTCCTCTTGCTCGCACCCTGTTCGCCCACAGCGGAATCACGCCCCTCCGACACCCCATCAGCCCCCTTGGCCTGCGCTCTCACCGGCAATCCGGACACTCGGCCAGCCTAGAGCCCGGCACTGACATCCGCCCCGGTCACGGGTGATCCGCCCCCAATCGGCCCCCTGCCGTACCCCTCGGCACGCGCGTGCGTCAAACTGGTTTGTGATTGATCGCACTGTTTTACCGTCCGGCATGATGGGGACCACGGTTCCCTGAACAGGCCGACAAGGAGAGAACTCGTGGACGACGTTCTGCGGCGCGCCCCGCTTTTCGCGGCGCTCGATGACGAGCAGGCCGCGGAGCTCCGCGCCTCGATGAGTGAGGTGACCCTCGCGCGCGGTGACGCGCTCTTCCACGAGGGTGACCCGGGTGACCGCCTCTACGTGGTCACCGAGGGCAAGGTGAAGCTCCACCGCACCTCCCCCGACGGTCGCGAGAACATGCTGGCGGTCCTCGGCCCCGGCGAGCTGATCGGTGAGCTCTCGCTCTTCGACCCGGGCCCGCGCACCGCCACCGCCACCGCGCTGACCGAGGTCAAGCTCCTCGGCCTCGGCCACGGCGACCTCCAGCCCTGGCTCAACGCGCGCCCCGAGGTGGCCACGGCCCTCCTGCGTGCCGTCGCCCGGCGCCTGCGCAAGACCAACGACCAGATGTCCGACCTGGTCTTCTCCGATGTGCCCGGCCGCGTCGCCCGCGCCCTCCTGGACCTGTCGCGCCGCTTCGGCGTCCAGTCCGAGGAAGGCATCCACGTGGTGCACGACCTGACGCAGGAGGAGCTGGCCCAGCTGGTCGGCGCTTCCCGCGAGACGGTCAACAAGGCCCTCGCCGACTTCGCCGGCCGCGGCTGGCTGCGCCTGGAGGCCCGCGCGGTGATCCTCCTGGACGTGGAGCGGCTGGCCAAGCGGTCGCGCTGACCCGTCGTACGCCATGAGTGAGGGGCCCCGCCGACAGCCGGCCGGGCCCCTCTTCTCATGCATGCCTGTCAGATCAGCCCGTGCTCGGTCAGGTAGTCCAGCTGCGCCCGCACCGACAGCTCCGCCGCCGGCCACAGCGAACGGTCCACGTCCGCGTAGACATGGGCCACGACCTCGGACGAGGTCCGGTAGCCCGATTCCACCGCGGTCTCCACCTGGGCCAGCCGGTGCGCGCGATGGGCGAGATAGAACTCGACCGCCCCCTGCGCGTCGTCCAGGACGGGCCCGTGGCCGGGCAGCACCGTATGGACCCCGTCGTCCACCGTCAGCGAGCGCAGCCGCCGCAGCGAGTCGAGGTAGTCCCCGAGCCGCCCGTCCGGGTGCGCCACCAGCGTCGTCCCGCGTCCGAGGATCGTGTCGCCGGTCAGCACCGCCTGATCGGCCGGCAGGTGGAACGACAGCGAGTCCGCCGTGTGGCCCGGCGTCGGCACCACGTACATCTCCAGGCCGCCGGTCGTGATCACGTCACCCGTGCTCAGGCCCTCGTCACCGAGCCGCAGCTCCGGGTCGAGCGCGCGCACCTTGGTCCCGGTCAGCTCCGCGAACCGCGCCGCGCCCTCCGCGTGGTCGGGGTGGCCGTGGGTGAGGAGCGTCAGCGCGATCCGGCGGCCCGCCCGCTCGGCGGTGTCGATGACGGCCCGCAGATGGGCGTCGTCCAGCGGGCCCGGGTCGATGACCACCGCGAGGTCCGAGTCGGGCTCGGCGACGATCCACGTGTTGGTCCCGTCCAGCGTCATCGGCGAGGGGTTGGGCGCCAGGACGTTGACCGTACGGGCCGTGGCGGGACCGGACAGCACACTGCCGCGCGGCTGTCCGGGCAGCGCCGCCGCGTCACTCATGCCGCACCGCCTTCCGCGTCGCCCTTTTGCTCCCCGCCGTGCGTTTCGTCCGCCCCGGCCGTGGAGACGTGCTTGGTGAATTCCTCGTGCCCCGGCCAGCTCAGCACCAGCTCGTCACCGTCCAGACGCGCCTGCGCGAGTACGGGGGTGAGGTCCTGGTCCGACGCCGCCTCCAGCGCCCGCGCGGCGGTGGCGTACGGCCGCAGTGTCCGCAGCGTCGCCACGGTCGGCGGCATCATCAGCAGCTCGCCCCGGTCGTATCCGTCGGCCGCGTCGCCCGGGGTGATCCACACCGTGCGGTCGGCCTCCGTCGAGGCGTTCCGGGTGCGCTGGCCCGCAGGGAGCGCGGCGACGAAGAACCAGGTGTCGTAGCGGCGCGGCTCGAACTCCGGAGTGATCCAGCGCGCCCACGCGCCCAGCAGGTCCGAGCGCAGCACCAGCCCGCGCCGCTCCAGGAATCCGGCGAACGACAGCTCCCGGGCGACCAGCGCCGCGCGGTCGGCCTCCCAGTCGTCGCCGGTGGTGTCGGTGACGACGGTCTCCGGCGTCGGACCGGCCAGCAGGACGCCGGCCTCCTCGTACGTCTCGCGGACCGCGGCGCAGACGATCGCCTGCGCCTCCTTTGGCGTGCCGACCCCCAGCCGGTGCGCCCAGGTCTCCAGCGCGGGCCCGGCCCAGCGGACGAGCCGGTCGTCGTCGCGCGGGTCGACGCCGCCACCCGGATAGGCGTACGCCCCTCCGGCGAAGGCCATCGAGGTGCGCCGGCGCAGCATGTGGACGGCGGGCGCGCCCCCTGCGCCGGTGGCGTCGTCCCGGAGCAGCATCACGGTGGCGGCCCGCCGGGGCTCGGCGGCCGTCAGCTCGCCTGCGGCGAGGGCCCTGATCCGGCCGGGCCATTCCGGGGGGTACCACTGACCATTGGACATGGCCGGAGGCTATCCGGAACCGCGTCGATGTTCGAGGGGTCCCCGGATCCGTACATGGCGTGTACACACAAGATCCCGCCCGGTCCTCACGGCCGGACGGGATCAGGGGCGGAGACGGTACGGATCAGACTCCGGTCAGCTCGACCTGGATCTCGACCTCGACCGGCGCGTCCAGCGGCAGCACGGCGACGCCCACGGCGCTGCGGGCGTGCACACCCTTGTCCCCGAGGACCTCACCGAGCAGCTCGCTCGCACCGTTGATCACACCGGGCTGGCCGGTGAAGTCGGTGGCCGAGGCGACGAAGCCGACGACCTTCACGACCCGGGCGATGCGGTCCAGGTCGCCCGCGACCGACTTCACGGCGGCGAGGGCGTTCAGCGCGCAGGTCTTCGCGAGCTCCTTGGCCTCGTCGGCCGTGACCTCGGCGCCGACCTTGCCGGTCACCGCCAGCTTGCCGTCGACCATGGGCAGCTGACCGGACGTGTACACGTACACCCCGGACTGCACGGCCGGCTGGTACGAGGCCAGCGGCGGTACGACGGCCGGCAGCGGCAGTCCCAGCTCGGCGAGCTTCGCCTCGACGGCGCCCGCCACTACTGCTTCTCCCGCTTCAGGTAGGCCACGAGCTGCTCGGGGTTGTTCGGGCCGGGAACGACCTGGACCAGCTCCCAGCCGTCCTCGCCCCAGGTGTCCAGAATCTGCTTGGTCGCGTGCACGAGAAGGGGCACGGTCGCGTATTCCCACTTGGTCATGGCCCGACTGTAATGCCTGCGCAATCCAGGGCACGCGCAGCCTCGTGCGTAGCCTGCGGTGCGACTGGTTAGGCTCGAATACGTGAGCAGGTTCCAGGTCGTCAGCGGCAAGGGCGGTACCGGTAAGACCACGGTCGCCGCCGCCCTCGCGCTCGCCCTCGCGGCCGAGGGCAGGCGCACCCTCCTCGTGGAGGTAGAGGGCAGACAGGGCATCGCCCAGCTCTTCGAGGCGGACTCCCTCCCCTACGAGGAGCGCAGGATCGCCGTCGCTCCGGGCGGCGGCGAGGTCTACGCACTCGCCATCGACGCGGAGCTGGCGCTCCTCGACTACCTCCAGATGTTCTACAAGCTCGGCAGCGCGGGCCGGGCGCTCAAGAAGCTCGGCGCGATCGACTTCGCCACCACCATCGCGCCCGGGGTGCGGGACGTCCTGCTGACGGGCAAGGCGTGCGAGGCGGTCCGCCGCAAGGACCGGCAGAACCGGTTCGTCTACGACTACGTGATCATGGACGCCCCGCCGACCGGCCGCATCACGCGCTTCCTCAACGTGAACGACGAGGTGGCCGGGCTCGCTCGGATCGGCCCGATACACAATCAGGCGCAGGCCGTGATGCGGGTGCTGAAGTCCCCGGAGACCGCGGTGCACCTGGTGACGCTGCTGGAGGAGATGCCGGTCCAGGAGACCGCGGACGGCATCGCGGAGCTGCGCGCCGCCGAGCTGCCGGTGGGCCGGGTCATCGTGAACATGGTGCGCCCGCAGCTGCTGGACGGGGACGCGCTGCGCGCCACGGTGGGCGGACGGCGCAAGGAGATCGCCAAGACGCTGACGCGGGCGGGCGTGACCGGCGCGGCGGGGCTCGTACGCCCGCTGGTCGAGCAGGCCGCCGAGCACACCCAGCGGGTCGCGCTGGAGCGTGAGCAGCGCGGCGTGCTGGCCGGGCTCGGTCTGCCGGGGTACGAGCTGCCGCTGATGGGCGAGGGGGTGGACCGGGCCGGGCTCGACCACCTGGCGGCCGCCCTCCGCGAACAGGGCGCGGGCCAACCGGGAGCCGGACGAGGGGCGGGTTCATGACAGCGCGCACGAAGACGGGGACGGAGAGCAGTGCCGAGGGCGACGCGGCGGATCCCGTACCGGCTCTGGACACCGACGCCCTGATCGATGATCCGGGCATCCGGATCATCGTCTGCTGCGGTTCCGGCGGCGTCGGCAAGACGACCACCGCCGCGGCGCTCGGGGTGCGGGCGGCGGAGCGCGGCCGCAAGGTCGTCGTCCTCACCATCGACCCGGCCCGCAGGCTCGCCCAGTCCATGGGCATCGACTCGCTGGACAACGTCCCGCGCCGGGTGAAGGGCATCGAGGGCTCCGGTGAGCTGCACGCCATGATGCTCGACATGAAGCGGACCTTCGACGAGATCGTCGAGGCGCACGCGGACGGCGAGCGGGCCCGCGCGATCCTGGAGAACCCCTTCTACCAGTCCCTGTCGGCGGGCTTCGCGGGCACGCAGGAGTACATGGCGATGGAGAAGCTGGGGCAGCTCCGGGCGCGGGACGAATGGGACCTGATCGTCGTGGACACCCCGCCGTCGCGGTCCGCGCTGGACTTCCTGGACGCCCCGAAGCGTCTGGGGTCGTTCCTGGACGGGAAGTTCATCAAGCTGCTGATGGCGCCCGCGAAGATGGGCGGCCGCGCGGGGATGAAGTTCCTCAACGTGGGCATGTCGATGATGACCGGGACCCTGGGCAAGCTGCTGGGCGGTCAGTTCCTGCGTGACGTACAGACGTTCGTCGCCGCGATGGACACCATGTTCGGCGGCTTCCGTACCCGGGCGGACGCCACGTACAAACTCCTTCAGGCGCCCGGTACGGCGTTTCTCGTCGTCGCGACTCCGGAGCGGGACGCGCTGCGCGAGGCGGCGTACTTCGTGGAGCGCCTGGCCGCGGAGGACATGCCGCTCGCGGGGCTGGTGCTCAACCGGGTCCACGGCAGCGAGGCGGCGCGGCTCTCCGCCGAGCAGGCGCTGGCCGGCGCGGAGAAACTTGAAGCAGAAAATCTTGAAACCGACGGCATTGTGGATCAGGCGGCCGGGAAGGCTGGACTGCGTGAGCCCGCCGACTCCCCCGCGGCCGGGCACGCACCCACCACGGACTCCGAACCCCGGCCGGACAACACGGCAGCCGTCACCACCGAAGAACTGACCGCGGGCCTGCTCCGTCTGCATGCCGAGCGGATGCAGGTGGTCGCGCGCGAACAGAACACACGCGACCGCTTCACCGCGCTGCACCCCGAGGTGGCCGTGACCGCCGTGGCCGCGCTGCCCGGAGACGTCCATGACCTCTCGGGCCTGCGCACCATCGGGGACCGCCTCGCGACCGGTTCCGCACCGGCCGGAGCTGCCTAGCCCCTCGTCCTACGTAAGCCGTACAGCGTACGGACCGCCGGGGACTAGCCGACGGCGGCGAACGTCTCGTGCAGCTCCTCGCTGCCCTCCAGCCCGATCGCCACGGGCAGGATGCCCGAGGCACGCTCGTACTCACTGCGGGCGGTCTCCAGCAGCCGGCGCCACGACGTCACCGTCGGCCGCCTGCGCAGCAGCGCGCGGCGCTCCCGCTCGGTCATCCCGCCCCACACGCCGAATTCGACGCGGTTGTCCAGCGCGTCGGCCAGGCACTCGGTCCGCAC
Proteins encoded in this window:
- a CDS encoding MBL fold metallo-hydrolase, which produces MSDAAALPGQPRGSVLSGPATARTVNVLAPNPSPMTLDGTNTWIVAEPDSDLAVVIDPGPLDDAHLRAVIDTAERAGRRIALTLLTHGHPDHAEGAARFAELTGTKVRALDPELRLGDEGLSTGDVITTGGLEMYVVPTPGHTADSLSFHLPADQAVLTGDTILGRGTTLVAHPDGRLGDYLDSLRRLRSLTVDDGVHTVLPGHGPVLDDAQGAVEFYLAHRAHRLAQVETAVESGYRTSSEVVAHVYADVDRSLWPAAELSVRAQLDYLTEHGLI
- a CDS encoding NUDIX hydrolase — protein: MSNGQWYPPEWPGRIRALAAGELTAAEPRRAATVMLLRDDATGAGGAPAVHMLRRRTSMAFAGGAYAYPGGGVDPRDDDRLVRWAGPALETWAHRLGVGTPKEAQAIVCAAVRETYEEAGVLLAGPTPETVVTDTTGDDWEADRAALVARELSFAGFLERRGLVLRSDLLGAWARWITPEFEPRRYDTWFFVAALPAGQRTRNASTEADRTVWITPGDAADGYDRGELLMMPPTVATLRTLRPYATAARALEAASDQDLTPVLAQARLDGDELVLSWPGHEEFTKHVSTAGADETHGGEQKGDAEGGAA
- a CDS encoding RidA family protein, which translates into the protein MAGAVEAKLAELGLPLPAVVPPLASYQPAVQSGVYVYTSGQLPMVDGKLAVTGKVGAEVTADEAKELAKTCALNALAAVKSVAGDLDRIARVVKVVGFVASATDFTGQPGVINGASELLGEVLGDKGVHARSAVGVAVLPLDAPVEVEIQVELTGV
- a CDS encoding DUF4177 domain-containing protein, yielding MTKWEYATVPLLVHATKQILDTWGEDGWELVQVVPGPNNPEQLVAYLKREKQ
- a CDS encoding ArsA family ATPase encodes the protein MSRFQVVSGKGGTGKTTVAAALALALAAEGRRTLLVEVEGRQGIAQLFEADSLPYEERRIAVAPGGGEVYALAIDAELALLDYLQMFYKLGSAGRALKKLGAIDFATTIAPGVRDVLLTGKACEAVRRKDRQNRFVYDYVIMDAPPTGRITRFLNVNDEVAGLARIGPIHNQAQAVMRVLKSPETAVHLVTLLEEMPVQETADGIAELRAAELPVGRVIVNMVRPQLLDGDALRATVGGRRKEIAKTLTRAGVTGAAGLVRPLVEQAAEHTQRVALEREQRGVLAGLGLPGYELPLMGEGVDRAGLDHLAAALREQGAGQPGAGRGAGS
- a CDS encoding ArsA family ATPase, which gives rise to MTARTKTGTESSAEGDAADPVPALDTDALIDDPGIRIIVCCGSGGVGKTTTAAALGVRAAERGRKVVVLTIDPARRLAQSMGIDSLDNVPRRVKGIEGSGELHAMMLDMKRTFDEIVEAHADGERARAILENPFYQSLSAGFAGTQEYMAMEKLGQLRARDEWDLIVVDTPPSRSALDFLDAPKRLGSFLDGKFIKLLMAPAKMGGRAGMKFLNVGMSMMTGTLGKLLGGQFLRDVQTFVAAMDTMFGGFRTRADATYKLLQAPGTAFLVVATPERDALREAAYFVERLAAEDMPLAGLVLNRVHGSEAARLSAEQALAGAEKLEAENLETDGIVDQAAGKAGLREPADSPAAGHAPTTDSEPRPDNTAAVTTEELTAGLLRLHAERMQVVAREQNTRDRFTALHPEVAVTAVAALPGDVHDLSGLRTIGDRLATGSAPAGAA
- a CDS encoding WhiB family transcriptional regulator translates to MGWVTDWSAQAACRTTDPDELFVQGAAQNRAKAVCTGCPVRTECLADALDNRVEFGVWGGMTERERRALLRRRPTVTSWRRLLETARSEYERASGILPVAIGLEGSEELHETFAAVG